From a single Brettanomyces bruxellensis chromosome 7, complete sequence genomic region:
- a CDS encoding uncharacterized protein (BUSCO:EOG0926129I) produces MLLTPDHFAEAFEEIRKTSLTHSTCKLAIFTACLNVDAICSARMLCGLLKKSLIVFQMIPVVGYNDLKKKYAKLDDTISNVIMLDCGSMVDLESFLEIDVNNYLDKDYYQSMVTPDNSSQLGDSNLKLTRKIYIIDGHRPWNLDNLFGSQMINCFDDGGTSEELEHEKEAYDLLVSMESDEEEDADSDSDKDGSDHEEELSNSSFEKDEQAEGNENQNQDEDKSQESRKRTGFESFEDQNPDEQQEHQINKKRRRTQMREGERTIENYYNQGTTVIIPSSLQMYTLLSTIGRCNMDNLWLSIVGATSLKANYEHVYDDVFPLLKEEVNRLQSEKQAEDNAKTLATTQNNTSQLELSKNMGDRADNCSIQIDKEYSLFLLRHWNMYDAFFYSNYVNSKLQLYTNQGRKKLNTMFARMGISLVSASQNWHYLDIDLKKKINRIFTKNLSQLGLTDVIRDGFVRNYGFDGAISAGDYAEAVTALLEFDGEMNTLSKFKEGGIGNDQTTPPEEEDANDETKHTDDDGKAESLNKLIIEREEQFIRNFWKAYDSLASINLVEAGIRIAQLQQKFIFEKGFEIFHKRMVKNLRIFRLVVLKNSFTSNSTVTDITINNYAPSRHSTLIGTSDTAASSSLNEKDTVDFHTLGSSQKLFQNPLILTKLGNWILEACAEMDTPPVPLVIAALDRDTDTYLVCGLPPKYPNMRGIDTNRELEKQSESTTVLNTFSLAFQEIANSTGAKARIDSFESTIIEIRKEDLPLFLERLTLSGLV; encoded by the coding sequence ATGCTCCTTACACCGGACCATTTTGCAGAGGCTTTTGaggaaataagaaaaacatCCTTGACACATTCTACGTGTAAACTTGCCATTTTCACGGCATGCTTAAACGTGGATGCTATTTGCTCGGCGAGAATGCTATGCGGgctattaaaaaaaagcctcATAGTATTTCAAATGATACCAGTAGTGGGGTATAatgatttgaagaagaaatacgCGAAACTTGACGATACTATCTCCAATGTGATTATGTTGGATTGTGGATCAATGGTGGACCTTGAAAGTTTTCTAGAAATTGATGTCAATAATTACTTGGATAAAGATTATTATCAATCAATGGTTACACCAGACAACTCAAGCCAGTTGGGAGATAGCAATTTGAAACTCACAAGAAAGATTTACATTATAGATGGACATCGTCCCTGGAATCTTGACAATTTATTTGGCTCACAAATGATTAATTGCTTCGATGATGGAGGTACATCAGAAGAACTAGAGCACGAAAAGGAGGCCTACGATCTGCTAGTATCAATGGAAAGTGacgaagaggaagatgcGGATAGTGATAGCGATAAAGATGGAAGTGATCATGAGGAAGAACTTTCAAACTCATCTtttgagaaagatgaaCAGGCTGAAGGTAATgaaaatcagaatcaggatgaagataagtCTCAAGAGTCAAGAAAACGTACAGGTTTTGAATCCTTTGAAGATCAAAATCCCGATGAACAACAAGAACATCAAATTAACAAGAAGAGACGAAGAACTCAAATGAGAGAAGGTGAAAGAACCATAGAAAACTACTACAATCAGGGAACGACAGTTATCATTCCATCTTCTTTACAGATGTATACATTACTTTCGACAATTGGACGGTGCAACATGGATAATTTATGGTTGTCAATTGTAGGGGCGACATCTTTGAAGGCAAACTACGAGCATGTTTATGATGACGTATTTCCACTATTGAAGGAAGAGGTTAATAGATTGCAATCTGAAAAACAGGCGGAAGATAATGCCAAAACTTTAGCTACAACACAGAACAATACCAGTCAGTTAGAGCTATCCAAAAATATGGGTGATAGGGCGGACAATTGTAGTATTCAAATAGATAAAGAATActcattatttttattgagACACTGGAACATGTATGATGCATTTTTCTACTCCAATTACGTGAACTCCAAATTACAATTATATACAAACCAAGGGCGGAAAAAGCTTAACACAATGTTTGCAAGAATGGGAATATCATTGGTATCCGCAAGTCAGAACTGGCATTACCTAGACATTgatctgaagaagaagattaaTAGAATTTTTACCAAAAACCTTTCTCAACTAGGGTTGACGGACGTGATCCGAGATGGTTTTGTCCGAAATTATGGCTTTGATGGTGCAATAAGTGCAGGTGATTACGCTGAAGCGGTTACTGCACTTTTAGAATTTGACGGTGAAATGAACACACTATCAAAGTTCAAAGAAGGTGGTATTGGTAACGATCAAACAACGCCGCCCGAAGAGGAGGATGCTAACGACGAGACAAAACATACAGATGACGATGGTAAAGCTGAAAGTTTGAACAAGCTAATTattgaaagagaagaaCAATTCATTAGAAACTTTTGGAAGGCATATGATTCATTGGCATCAATAAATTTGGTTGAAGCAGGAATTCGTATTGCTCAATTGCAGCagaaattcatttttgaaaaaggatttgaaatatttcacaaGCGAATGGTTAAAAATCTTCGGATATTCCGTCTTGTTGTCCTCAAAAATAGCTTTACTTCAAATAGTACGGTGACCGATATAACTATAAACAATTATGCGCCATCTAGACATTCTACGTTGATCGGGACATCTGATACTGCAGCATCCAGCTCACTAAATGAAAAGGATACAGTCGATTTTCACACGCTTGGATCTAGTCAAAAACTTTTCCAGAACCCGCTTATTTTGACAAAACTTGGTAATTGGATATTAGAGGCTTGTGCAGAGATGGATACACCACCGGTCCCATTGGTCATTGCTGCCTTAGATAGAGATACAGACACATATTTGGTTTGTGGGTTACCTCCTAAGTATCCAAATATGAGGGGCATCGACACCAATAGAGAACTGGAAAAACAGTCTGAAAGTACAACTGTGCTTAACACATTTTCGTTGGCATTTCAAGAGATTGCCAATAGTACCGGTGCCAAAGCCAGAATTGATAGCTTTGAGAGTACTATAATCGAGATAAGGAAAGAGGATTTACCACTTTTTTTAGAACGATTAACTTTGAGTGGTTTGGTGTAA
- a CDS encoding uncharacterized protein (BUSCO:EOG09263L7Y), giving the protein MALPSSTGRFRQRRISVKQTLQVLRQKDMPNLDREEQQRELQHVETGVEKGEEEERDLQAVMHAADARFRSGKKNVKDVSIPTPDASKTWTDESALYSLKYQFPKDYLKYSATVEDTCGCPYNMDEDDSDFLLKFNADLKQKKTEACSEPEFEIVMYNFERIVEQKQPFLRMDPKQILGYDDIKQLALIPDDNDRSRIYQELGKQLGIPTFETLLDNVSTEDSTDGEIVPELRPLRVLLELYGAKIYEHWKCRRLARKGLAITPGLRFEDPTQPQKDDDDPYVCFRRREYRHARKTRRADMQGVMKLRLLDRDFRALQQVLQMVTMRENKRRDELETSWAVFEQRCVIKDVKRSLGIVGEDQELIDHRRREKRRERERKEREKREQMKKERERAANDKKDKIKREKERAKALRQVRLKDKKRRRKGKDGNSLDGSPDIDGSSRKGHRHALQRRVLIDDGPESLAAQLRKQEALQLGEKLAAEKAREASLAAPPPVQPYVKLPSAKIPDLAVTSVDSVLHQKMTGIRKAVSDKLIRRKLQDEGWINYTDDPYNPYLDITDTIETTDEEFPWIKDRSHVPFSSIASSSYVLKNPREIDFSYVFNNSRHYSNNDSEITKINPISGQVVRNDRHNFMPCFYDLAGRDADDIENAGAFPGADRESFYENNKIDVSEILAKVRHRVGVSGCEWLDRKPISENSDYAGYLDSLLKPDNGNKSAIMEKSDTAKDSTTNSLKRKRVSVYDSTSSAAKRLRSRFLFDDDLEAADVVEPAKLNDVDPQTQHVRFGCMLLSKAYEGMQRIRQHQVEAYQARMRERQKLMLHQKKKLQQKQTSKSSVKKSVPQKPRQRKKKRQAQTQPVSRDQQPASKKRKSPSAKPAAATA; this is encoded by the coding sequence ATGGCTCTACCATCGAGTACAGGTCGTTTTAGGCAACGGAGAATTTCCGTTAAGCAGACACTTCAGGTGCTGCGGCAGAAGGATATGCCGAATTTGGACAGAGAGGAGCAGCAAAGGGAGCTGCAGCATGTTGAAACAGGTgttgaaaaaggagaagaagaagaaagagatttGCAGGCAGTGATGCATGCCGCAGATGCTAGATTTCGTTCGGGAAAGAAAAACGTGAAAGATGTTTCAATTCCCACACCAGATGCATCCAAAACTTGGACTGATGAGTCTGCGCTGTACTCTTTAAAATATCAGTTTCCAAAAGATTATCTAAAGTATTCTGCTACGGTAGAGGATACTTGTGGATGTCCATACAATATGGATGAGGATGACAGTGACTTCTTGTTGAAATTCAATGCCGATcttaagcagaaaaaaacagAAGCATGTTCTGAACCCGAATTTGAGATCGTTATGTATAATTTCGAGAGAATCGTGGAGCAAAAACAACCGTTTCTACGGATGGACCCGAAGCAAATACTGGGATATGATGATATAAAGCAGTTGGCATTAATTCCAGACGATAATGATCGTTCAAGAATATATCAAGAGCTCGGGAAGCAGCTTGGTATTCCAACGTTCGAAACACTACTGGATAATGTTTCCACAGAGGATAGCACTGATGGAGAAATTGTGCCTGAATTACGTCCTTTACGGGTATTGCTTGAGTTGTATGGCGCTAAGATATATGAGCACTGGAAATGTAGGCGTTTGGCTCGTAAGGGGTTGGCAATTACTCCGGGTCTTAGATTTGAAGATCCAACACAACCTcaaaaggatgatgatgatcctTATGTGTGTTTCCGTCGCAGAGAATACCGCCATGCTAGGAAGACTCGCCGGGCAGACATGCAAGGAGTGATGAAGCTTCGTTTATTGGACAGAGACTTCAGAGCACTTCAACAGGTACTGCAGATGGTGACAATGCGAGAGAATAAAAGGAGAGATGAATTGGAGACGAGCTGGGCTGTTTTCGAGCAAAGGTGTGTGATCAAAGATGTGAAGCGTAGTTTAGGCATTGTCGGTGAAGATCAGGAGTTAATCGATCACCGTCGGCGGGAGAAACGTCGtgaaagagagagaaaagagagagagaaaagagaacagatgaagaaggagagaGAGAGGGCAGCAAATGATAAGAAAGATAAGataaagagagagaagGAAAGGGCTAAGGCATTGAGGCAGGTAAGACTTaaagataagaaaagaCGCCGGAAGGGAAAAGATGGCAACAGTCTTGATGGTAGTCCCGATATAGATGGAAGTTCTAGAAAAGGGCATCGCCATGCATTACAAAGACGTGTCCTTATTGATGATGGTCCGGAATCCTTGGCAGCACAGTTGAGAAAGCAGGAAGCTTTGCAACTTGGAGAAAAACTCGCTGCAGAAAAGGCAAGGGAGGCTTCGCTGGCCGCTCCTCCTCCTGTTCAGCCCTATGTGAAGTTGCCAAGTGCTAAAATACCTGATCTTGCAGTTACCAGTGTGGATTCGGTGCTGCACCAGAAGATGACCGGAATTCGGAAAGCGGTTAGTGACAAGCTTATCCGCAGAAAGTTACAGGATGAAGGGTGGATTAACTACACTGATGACCCGTATAATCCGTACTTGGATATTACGGATACGATAGAAACCACTGATGAGGAGTTTCCGTGGATCAAGGACAGATCCCATGTTCCATTTAGCAGCATTGCCTCATCTTCGTACGTACTGAAAAACCCCCGGGAAATAGACTTCAGCTACGTCTTTAATAACAGTCGTCACTACAGTAATAACGACAGCGAGATCACAAAAATCAATCCGATATCTGGCCAGGTGGTCAGGAATGATCGGCATAACTTTATGCCGTGTTTCTATGATCTCGCTGGGCGTGATGCAGATGACATTGAGAATGCTGGAGCATTTCCTGGGGCAGATAGAGAATCTTTTTATGAGAACAACAAGATAGATGTCTCTGAAATTTTGGCAAAAGTCCGCCACCGCGTTGGTGTGTCCGGATGCGAATGGCTAGACAGAAAGCCAATTTCCGAAAACTCGGACTACGCCGGTTATCTGGATAGCCTGCTAAAGCCTGATAATGGGAATAAATCTGCAATAATGGAAAAATCCGACACTGCGAAGGACAGCACAACCAATTCACTTAAGAGGAAAAGGGTTAGTGTTTATGATTCTACTTCAAGTGCCGCCAAAAGACTCCGGTCCCGgtttttatttgatgatgatctgGAGGCTGCCGATGTTGTTGAGCCGGCAAAATTGAATGATGTTGATCCACAAACGCAGCACGTACGCTTTGGTTGCATGCTTTTAAGTAAGGCTTACGAAGGAATGCAGCGGATCAGACAGCACCAAGTTGAAGCCTACCAGGCTCGGATGCGTGAAAGGCAGAAATTGATGCTTcatcaaaagaagaagttacAACAGAAGCAAACATCAAAGAGCAGCGTGAAAAAATCCGTGCCCCAGAAGCCACGACAACGCAAGAAGAAGCGCCAGGCACAAACACAGCCTGTATCACGTGATCAGCAACCTGCCtcgaagaaaagaaaatcgCCATCGGCTAAGCCGGCGGCAGCCACCGCCTGA
- a CDS encoding uncharacterized protein (BUSCO:EOG09261Q18): MQKFAFKHFTHTIGDIQGSIPTFLNRKVVLNGWIDGNPRKISSKLVFAAFRDFNGDFTQLTAKGSEITKILRGLKPEDVLSVSGTVNSKRQRRGSNNNGAKEWELVVDNIEILNKSSEIATQLDSLKKTPSQYPPEYRYLQLRFPVYQNALKMRSKAAHIARSVFESMNFVEIETPLLFKSTPEGAKEFLVPTRRKGLFYALPQSPQQYKQMLMASGFKGYYQIAKCFRDEDLRSDRQPEFTQIDMEMSFAKSQDVQHVVQKLLKAIWKGIRGLPLYRIDPAKDGYLLEIEEAEDFPKLNYMEALTKYGIDKPDLRSTLYIQDVSQYFNGMPLKRSDFAVTEACVLKGALKLQKPSRELFIPENYSMRKPYVFKIRDEGELKSWARALPNGSNVSISDLNKKLGLEVGDIVAISDRQAFPYESPTPLGRFRQIAMINFPNSWRRHVIGSSDPTSRDIFVASWLVNFPLFSPTEGKIIDGYPEYEFSKLESTHHPFTMVKLEDYDLLDKEPLKAKGDHYDLVVNGVEVGGGSRRVHDAKLQQFIFSNILKIDNYPVLFGHLLRALSSGCPPHAGLAIGFDRMCSMLLGSSTIRDVVAFPKTQTGTDPVVESPSNIPDKTLALYGISVRK, encoded by the coding sequence ATGCAGAAGTTTGCGTTTAAACACTTTACACACACAATTGGAGACATTCAGGGTTCAATCCCCACTTTCCTAAACCGAAAAGTTGTACTGAATGGTTGGATTGACGGAAatccaagaaaaatatcgaGCAAGCTTGTGTTTGCGGCATTCAGAGACTTTAATGGTGACTTTACACAGCTTACCGCTAAAGGCAGTGAAATAACCAAGATTCTGAGGGGTTTGAAGCCTGAAGATGTACTCTCTGTTTCGGGAACAGTCAATAGCAAAAGGCAAAGGAGAGGATCCAACAACAACGGTGCAAAAGAATGGGAATTGGttgttgataatattgaaattCTGAATAAATCAAGTGAGATAGCCACACAGTTGGATTCGTTGAAAAAAACGCCATCACAGTACCCGCCCGAATACAGATATCTGCAATTAAGATTCCCGGTCTATCAGAATGCATTAAAAATGCGATCTAAAGCTGCTCATATAGCCCGTTCCGTTTTCGAGTCTATGAATTTTGTCGAAATAGAAACTCCACTTCTATTTAAGTCTACACCTGAAGGTGCAAAAGAATTCCTAGTTCCTACCAGGAGAAAAGGGCTGTTTTATGCCTTGCCACAGTCCCCTCAACAATACAAGCAGATGCTCATGGCTAGCGGATTCAAAGGATATTATCAAATTGCTAAATGCTTCAGGGATGAAGATCTTCGCTCAGATAGGCAGCCCGAATTCACACAGATTGATATGGAGATGTCTTTTGCAAAGAGTCAAGATGTGCAGCATGTCGTACAAAAGTTGCTGAAAGCCATTTGGAAAGGAATTCGTGGGCTTCCATTATACAGAATAGATCCAGCTAAGGATGGCTATCTTCTGGAAATAGAGGAGGCTGAGGACTTTCCAAAATTGAACTACATGGAGGCCTTGACAAAGTATGGAATTGATAAGCCAGATTTAAGGTCGACTTTGTACATCCAGGATGTTTCGCAATATTTCAATGGAATGCCTCTAAAAAGATCTGATTTTGCGGTTACTGAAGCATGCGTTCTAAAGGGAGCATTGAAATTACAAAAGCCATCGAGAGAGCTTTTCATTCCTGAGAACTACTCCATGAGGAAACCGTATGTTTTCAAAATACGTGATGAGGGTGAGCTTAAATCTTGGGCCCGGGCACTTCCAAACGGTTCGAATGTCTCGATTTCCGATCTCAACAAGAAGTTGGGTTTAGAAGTCGGGGATATTGTAGCTATTAGCGATAGACAAGCATTTCCATACGAAAGTCCAACACCTCTCGGTCGATTTAGACAGATAGCAATGATAAACTTCCCGAATAGCTGGAGAAGACATGTTATTGGAAGCTCAGATCCTACTTCCAGGGATATCTTTGTTGCCTCATGGCTTGTAAACTTTCCCCTTTTCAGTCCTACAGAAGGTAAAATAATAGATGGATATCCAGAGTACGAATTCAGCAAACTAGAGTCCACGCATCATCCTTTCACTATGGTCAAATTGGAGGACTATGATTTACTAGATAAAGAACCTTTAAAGGCAAAAGGTGATCATTATGATCTAGTTGTAAATGGTGTCGAGGTGGGAGGAGGATCCAGAAGAGTTCACGATGCCAAATTGCAGCAATTCATATTCAGCAACATTCTCAAGATAGATAATTACCCTGTCTTGTTTGGCCATCTTCTCAGAGCGCTTTCTAGTGGTTGTCCACCTCACGCAGGTCTTGCAATTGGATTTGATCGTATGTGTTCAATGCTATTGGGTTCTAGCACTATCCGGGATGTTGttgcttttccaaagaCGCAAACAGGAACCGATCCTGTGGTGGAAAGTCCAAGTAATATTCCAGACAAGACTCTTGCGCTATACGGTATTTCTGTTCGGAAATGA
- the TSA1B gene encoding Peroxiredoxin TSA1-B, with the protein MTLTIEKPAPAFSKTAVVNGEFKTVSLSDYKGQWVLLGFFPMAFTFVCPTEIIAYSQAAKKFAEKNCKILFASTDSEYDLLAWTNVSRADGGLGSLDIPLIADRNHSLSKDYGVLIPEEGIDFRGIFLIDPKGNLRQITINDLPVGRSVDESLRLLEAFQFTDKYGEVCPANWHPGADTIVPEVDGSKKYFSKHP; encoded by the coding sequence ATGACTTTAACCATTGAAAAGCCAGCACCAGCATTCAGCAAGACTGCCGTTGTTAACGGTGAGTTCAAGACTGTTTCCCTTTCTGACTACAAGGGACAGTGGGTTTTGCTCGGATTCTTCCCAATGGCTTTCACATTTGTCTGCCCAACTGAGATCATTGCTTACTCGCAGGCTGCCAAGAAGTTTGCTGAGAAGAACTGCAAGATTTTGTTCGCATCCACCGATTCTGAGTACGATTTGTTGGCATGGACTAATGTTAGCAGAGCCGACGGTGGCTTGGGATCTTTGGACATTCCACTTATTGCTGACAGAAACCATTCTCTTTCTAAGGACTACGGTGTCTTGATCCCAGAGGAGGGAATTGACTTCAGAGGAATCTTCTTGATTGACCCTAAGGGTAACTTGAGACAGATCACCATCAACGACTTGCCTGTCGGAAGAAGTGTCGACGAGTCTTTGAGACTCTTGGAGGCCTTCCAGTTCACCGACAAGTACGGTGAAGTCTGCCCAGCCAACTGGCACCCAGGTGCAGATACCATTGTCCCAGAGGTCGATGGTTCCAAGAAGTACTTCTCTAAGCACCCATAA
- the MSS51 gene encoding translational activator for mitochondrial COX1 (BUSCO:EOG09261OKK) — protein MLTTLPLPRLASHKVALSGTYSVTQRRHFGEFLKSVFCIDPAPSPDQPTMENRFHPWDKSPCPDLRMRAATIKAKAKCPVTHKDINYTCPLSGIPTHHSKEAWEQDKEYHRTQKWKILKKVNVYEHDLRSGRPFPEFDFPGEQSGDMTVNFQNWDTYLYTRHFFSMNTEFQMAVVTKMLTFPVTIASILNQFSPYFLQPKGPLHMEGLKSLAALRYTLYPENRASSIKQRPIRIFLLNARSESLLPPHVWKELSYLFPEVGFELHFVGPQCLFDREKKKFIVKDTPVVKRLDDSMCFYFHTQDFHVLHKAQDFFPYDPYQDIFFCFHPRYASEELEETWKKALPGLLESKCAVFSTGYHKQNIDSDFNWVTKNFGKDLDVLLDRTKNVYGSTKWELNDLNPQEVFQFNQWLFGFRGKRYHAVNTNQN, from the coding sequence ATGTTGACGACATTACCACTTCCAAGATTGGCTTCGCATAAGGTAGCTTTGTCGGGCACATATTCAGTTACCCAGAGACGGCACTTCGGTGAGTTTTTGAAGAGTGTTTTTTGTATAGATCCTGCTCCTTCACCAGATCAACCAACAATGGAAAACAGGTTTCATCCCTGGGACAAATCACCGTGTCCGGATTTGAGAATGCGTGCTGCCACTATAAAAGCAAAGGCTAAATGCCCAGTGACACATAAGGACATAAATTACACGTGTCCGTTATCTGGAATTCCAACACACCACTCCAAGGAAGCTTGGGAGCAGGACAAGGAGTATCATCGAActcaaaaatggaagattttgaaaaaggtgAATGTTTACGAACATGATCTTCGGTCAGGAAGACCATTTCCCGAATTCGATTTTCCTGGTGAGCAGTCGGGTGATATGACAGTCAATTTCCAAAACTGGGATACATACCTCTACACACGCCACTTTTTCTCCATGAATACTGAATTTCAAATGGCAGTGGTGACCAAGATGCTTACATTCCCTGTTACAATTGCTTCAATTCTTAACCAATTCTCACCTTACTTTTTACAGCCAAAGGGTCCTCTTCATATGGAAGGACTCAAGTCGTTGGCTGCCTTAAGATACACACTCTATCCCGAGAATAGGGCATCTAGTATCAAGCAAAGACCAATCAGGATCTTTTTGCTCAATGCAAGATCTgaatctcttcttcctccacATGTCTGGAAGGAGCTAAGTTATCTTTTTCCCGAAGTTGGATTCGAATTGCACTTTGTGGGACCCCAGTGTCTATTTGATagggagaagaaaaagtttatAGTGAAGGACACACCGGTTGTTAAGAGGTTGGATGATAGCATGTGCTTCTACTTCCATACTCAGGACTTCCACGTTCTTCATAAAGCTCAGGATTTCTTCCCTTATGACCCTTACCAGGACATATTCTTCTGCTTCCATCCAAGGTATGCATCCGAGGAATTGGAAGAGACATGGAAAAAAGCGTTACCAGGCCTTTTGGAATCGAAATGTGCAGTGTTCTCAACTGGATACCACAAGCAGAATATTGATAGCGACTTTAATTGGGTCACAAAGAACTTTGGCAAGGATCTAGACGTTTTGCTTGACAGAACCAAGAATGTCTATGGATCAACAAAGTGGGAACTCAATGATTTGAATCCTCAAGAGGTGTTTCAGTTTAATCAGTGGCTCTTTGGATTCAGAGGTAAGAGATATCACGCAGTGAAtacaaatcaaaattgA
- a CDS encoding uncharacterized protein (BUSCO:EOG09262V3O), protein MSNVTDKACLFSKLINGADIEQIKSAVRPAAVAVPRPSFFKGYSDEVAALALPIIAYWTYSSIFHIMDVYKLAEGHRIHPTEEMLKKNRASLYEVVRDVILQHIIQTITGVLAFNLNVQEYTGFENAEIWDLRQKFPLLPAWFFYVAYWYLIPASRIFTAFVIIDTWQFTLHRLMHLSPFLYKHFHSRHHQLYVPYAYGALFNNPVEGLLLDTVGTGVASMIVNLSQRECMILYTFSTMKTVDDHCGYSFWFDPFQRLFPNNSIYHDIHHQHFGIKYNFSQPFFTFWDNLFGTRFTAIDSYTDKNGKITLKGYKKFLHDRTDKRRKIAKEYNMKFHEISGSEDEEDSPENPLNKNKVQKKNE, encoded by the coding sequence ATGTCCAACGTTACAGATAAGGCATGCTTGTTTTCGAAGTTGATCAACGGAGCCGATATCGAGCAAATAAAATCGGCAGTTAGACCGGCAGCAGTTGCTGTCCCAAGACCAAGTTTTTTCAAAGGTTATTCTGATGAGGTTGCAGCTTTGGCTTTACCCATAATTGCATACTGGACATACTCATCTATATTCCACATTATGGATGTTTATAAACTGGCTGAGGGTCATAGAATCCATCCTACAGAGGAAATGCTCAAGAAGAACAGAGCTTCTTTGTACGAGGTTGTGAGGGATGTGATCTTGCAGCATATTATACAAACCATAACAGGTGTGCTAGCATTTAACTTGAATGTGCAGGAATACACGGGCTTCGAGAATGCCGAAATCTGGGATTTGAGACAGAAGTTCCCATTGCTTCCAGCTTGGTTCTTTTACGTTGCATACTGGTACTTGATTCCTGCTTCGAGGATTTTTACTGCATTCGTCATTATCGACACATGGCAGTTCACTCTTCACAGATTGATGCACCTCTCACCATTCCTTTACAAGCATTTCCATTCAAGACATCACCAGTTGTATGTGCCATATGCTTACGGAGCATTGTTCAACAATCCTGTTGAAGGTTTGTTACTAGATACCGTCGGAACCGGTGTTGCCTCGATGATCGTTAATCTATCACAGAGAGAATGTATGATTTTGTACACATTCTCCACTATGAAGACTGTGGACGATCACTGTGGATACTCTTTCTGGTTTGATCCATTCCAGAGGTTGTTCCCTAATAACTCTATTTATCACGATATTCACCACCAGCATTTCGGTATCAAGTACAACTTCTCGCAGCCTTTCTTTACCTTCTGGGACAACCTCTTTGGCACGAGATTCACCGCTATTGATTCTTATACCGACAAGAACGGAAAGATAACTCTGAAAGGTTACAAGAAGTTCCTTCATGACAGAACCGacaagagaagaaagattgCCAAGGAGTATAACATGAAATTCCATGAGATCTCTGGCtctgaggatgaggaggaCTCGCCTGAGAACCCTCTCAATAAGAATAAGgttcaaaagaagaatgagtGA